In Dyella terrae, one DNA window encodes the following:
- a CDS encoding M14 family metallopeptidase has product MIARHLLFTALLGAMAMSAHAGEWTTPAEAAKFKTTPSYADTVAYLQKLAAAAPGKIKVETYGTSPEGRPMTVVIASAQGLFTPEAARQAGKPIVLVQAGIHPGEIEGKDAGLMLLRDWAITGKLPHMLDNVVLVFIPVFSVDGHENSSPYHRINQNGPDSMGFRGQSQYLNLNRDYVKADAPEMHSWLKLWQRWVPDLFMDIHTTDGSDYQYDLTWYTEDAHKLDPGVAKWQQSLLKDRVLPAFDKRGHMQSEYLELKDGRDPTKGIENFGSGPRFSTGYVALQNRPALLVETHMLKSYAVRVRATYDIVDLMLENAGAEAAELLSTNRAADAAVVARANQASTSVPVTFKQDPASTPYVFKSFEYTVTPSDISGMGWIKYDPRKPRSYTIPNWNGLLPDVAVTPPVAYAIPVQWTDVIDKLDAHGIQYMRLSHPVKVKAGAYQLDNPKWADKPFESHLMLRSFNQQEVTRDVELPAGSVIVPMNQREANVAINLLEPQAPDSLLRWGFLNAIFEPKEYGESRVVEKLARDMIAKNPALKAEFDKKVAEDKKFADSPNARLQFFFERSPWYSAQNVGAYPVLKLDAASLQDVSK; this is encoded by the coding sequence ATGATCGCTCGCCATTTGCTGTTCACCGCCCTGCTGGGCGCCATGGCCATGTCCGCGCATGCGGGGGAATGGACCACGCCCGCCGAAGCAGCAAAGTTCAAGACCACGCCCAGCTACGCCGATACCGTCGCCTATCTGCAAAAGCTCGCCGCCGCCGCACCCGGCAAGATCAAGGTCGAGACCTACGGTACGTCGCCGGAGGGTCGCCCCATGACCGTGGTGATCGCCAGCGCGCAAGGACTGTTTACGCCTGAAGCGGCACGCCAGGCCGGCAAGCCGATCGTGCTGGTGCAGGCGGGCATCCATCCCGGCGAGATCGAAGGCAAGGACGCCGGGCTGATGCTGCTGCGCGACTGGGCCATCACTGGCAAGCTGCCGCACATGCTCGACAACGTCGTGCTGGTGTTCATCCCGGTCTTCAGCGTCGACGGGCATGAGAATTCGAGCCCCTATCACCGCATCAATCAGAACGGCCCGGACAGCATGGGCTTCCGCGGCCAGTCGCAGTACCTCAATCTCAACCGCGACTACGTCAAGGCCGATGCACCGGAAATGCACAGCTGGCTCAAGCTGTGGCAGCGCTGGGTGCCGGACCTTTTCATGGACATCCATACGACGGATGGCTCGGATTACCAGTACGACCTCACCTGGTATACCGAAGACGCGCACAAACTCGATCCGGGCGTGGCCAAGTGGCAGCAGTCGCTGCTGAAAGATCGCGTGCTGCCCGCATTCGACAAGCGTGGCCACATGCAGTCGGAATATCTGGAACTCAAAGACGGTCGTGATCCAACCAAGGGCATTGAGAACTTCGGCTCCGGCCCGCGTTTCTCCACCGGCTACGTCGCGCTGCAGAATCGCCCGGCCCTGCTGGTCGAAACGCACATGCTGAAGTCGTACGCCGTGCGCGTGCGCGCGACGTATGACATCGTCGACCTGATGCTCGAGAACGCCGGTGCCGAAGCGGCCGAATTGCTGTCGACCAATCGTGCGGCCGATGCGGCTGTCGTAGCACGCGCGAACCAGGCAAGCACCAGCGTGCCAGTGACGTTCAAGCAAGATCCGGCGTCGACGCCGTACGTCTTCAAGAGTTTCGAATACACCGTCACGCCCAGCGATATCTCCGGTATGGGCTGGATCAAGTACGACCCGCGCAAGCCCAGGTCGTACACGATTCCGAACTGGAATGGCCTGCTGCCGGACGTCGCGGTGACACCGCCGGTCGCCTATGCGATCCCCGTGCAATGGACCGACGTGATCGACAAGCTCGACGCGCACGGCATCCAGTACATGCGCCTGTCGCACCCGGTGAAGGTCAAGGCCGGCGCCTATCAGCTCGATAACCCGAAGTGGGCCGACAAGCCCTTCGAAAGCCACCTGATGCTGCGCAGCTTCAACCAGCAGGAAGTGACGCGCGACGTGGAGCTGCCGGCCGGCTCGGTGATCGTGCCGATGAACCAGCGCGAAGCCAATGTCGCCATCAATCTGCTCGAACCGCAGGCCCCGGACTCGCTGCTGCGCTGGGGTTTCCTCAACGCGATCTTCGAACCGAAGGAATACGGCGAGTCGCGCGTGGTGGAAAAACTCGCACGCGACATGATCGCGAAGAACCCGGCACTGAAGGCGGAGTTCGACAAGAAGGTGGCCGAAGACAAGAAGTTCGCCGACAGCCCGAATGCGCGTCTGCAGTTCTTCTTCGAACGCTCGCCGTGGTACAGCGCACAGAACGTGGGTGCGTATCCCGTGTTGAAACTGGATGCGGCCTCGCTCCAGGACGTGTCGAAGTAA
- a CDS encoding LrgB family protein — translation MRAEFVSLAWLVATLAGYYALKPVYRRHPRWWTSPLLTVPVWLALLGVIFGMNYPAYIRDTHWLVLMLGPATVAFALPIWRYRHVIREHWLALALGVVGGSTVAMGSAWALASALGLDDEVRRSLVPRSITTPLAMVVSSDIGGVPELTALFVVITGVAGIALGELLLKYLPLRSALARGALFGVGAHGAGTAKAYGIGAEEGAVSSLAMVLSGILNVLLAPVVAKLMA, via the coding sequence GTGCGCGCTGAATTCGTGTCACTCGCCTGGCTGGTCGCCACCCTGGCCGGCTACTACGCACTCAAGCCCGTCTATCGGCGTCATCCTCGCTGGTGGACATCACCCCTGTTGACGGTGCCGGTGTGGCTGGCCTTGCTGGGCGTGATTTTCGGGATGAACTATCCGGCCTACATCCGCGACACGCACTGGCTGGTGCTGATGCTCGGTCCCGCTACGGTGGCGTTTGCCTTGCCGATCTGGCGCTATCGCCATGTGATTCGCGAGCACTGGCTGGCACTGGCGTTGGGTGTCGTCGGTGGCAGCACGGTGGCGATGGGCAGCGCATGGGCATTGGCATCGGCGCTCGGTCTCGACGATGAGGTACGGCGCAGCCTGGTGCCGCGCTCGATCACGACGCCACTGGCGATGGTGGTGTCGTCCGATATCGGTGGCGTACCGGAACTGACGGCTTTGTTTGTGGTGATCACTGGCGTGGCCGGCATCGCTTTGGGCGAGTTACTGCTGAAGTATCTGCCGTTACGTTCGGCGCTCGCGCGCGGTGCCTTGTTTGGCGTCGGCGCGCATGGCGCGGGTACGGCGAAGGCCTATGGCATCGGCGCGGAAGAGGGCGCGGTGTCGAGCCTGGCGATGGTGCTCTCGGGGATCTTGAATGTATTGCTGGCCCCGGTGGTGGCGAAGCTTATGGCCTGA
- a CDS encoding CidA/LrgA family protein, translating into MTSLHARMRLLSRRRPMVALIVQVALLAMVWFACDTVVRALHLPIPGSVGALALVLALLAMRVVPETSLRRGADWLLADMLLFFIPAVMAVWEHLPLLRSEGLRIVVAIVLGTVMVMATTAGLVDLAFRWKQHRAR; encoded by the coding sequence CGTATGCGCCTGTTATCCCGGCGTCGCCCGATGGTGGCCTTGATCGTCCAGGTTGCCCTGCTGGCCATGGTCTGGTTCGCCTGTGACACGGTGGTGCGCGCGCTTCATCTGCCCATACCGGGCAGCGTCGGTGCCCTGGCACTGGTCCTTGCGCTGTTGGCCATGCGTGTCGTCCCCGAAACAAGCTTGCGTCGTGGCGCGGACTGGTTGCTCGCCGACATGCTGCTGTTCTTCATTCCCGCCGTCATGGCCGTCTGGGAACACCTGCCGCTCTTGCGCAGTGAAGGTTTGCGCATCGTGGTGGCCATCGTGCTGGGAACCGTGATGGTGATGGCGACGACGGCGGGGCTGGTCGATCTGGCCTTCCGCTGGAAGCAGCATCGTGCGCGCTGA